The following coding sequences lie in one Parafrankia discariae genomic window:
- a CDS encoding cell division protein FtsK, producing MAENPSPSDPVPGWIPDIAAARAEFPAVPNAESYAVELDTDTPMSGTVVDLPTPVTGQREGERRAIVPDSLRWAQLPATVRHAGGFWAHVALFHTVRAPWYVLVALRAALVGAGRLLSHHIRWIMVEEASGLRQAAAGGDASTWLSLHRTVHSARKRRVLVALGEIAAIGCVMTMMPPLWHSLPTLGRVVLVIGILAPLIVAGRPRHGRLIPPAVVTPRFRRLTADIVLRAYYAAKLGDPEKPGQQITFGSAMARDGDGSRVLVDLPYGRGFGDATKSHAAIASGLDVATSQVFLSPDRSSTRRHVLWVADRDPLAIPAGRTPLLKLQETDIWKPAPMGLDERGGNVFLDLMWNSILVGAQPRKGKSFTLRHLGLYAAADPYVKLSVFDASGRPDWRGFTAVADRCSFGMAMTRDGDPIDLLVETLREIKRDVEDRYLRLSEMPPSMVPEGKLTRTIARDPSYGMPVRILILDEFQLYFSTGNTDTDREIADLLVYLIRVAPAAGVIIGSATQRPSGIGSGGEVSRRFTDYRDNHILRFALKTGSYVVSDLVLGSGAYSEGLDSSTLDPEYKGVGILRGAMDHSPTVRTYLADAEDSAKILTAARERRAKLGTLTGQAAGIPFSTTIPTRNVLEDVAAIFGEDSGLHWPEISERLARRFPEHYADVNAEVISVQCRALGVPSVNVKRAGTVLKGARADAVRSAFQRAPGVRSR from the coding sequence ATGGCAGAGAATCCTTCGCCATCCGACCCGGTGCCTGGTTGGATTCCTGACATTGCCGCCGCACGTGCTGAGTTCCCGGCGGTGCCCAACGCCGAGAGCTACGCGGTCGAACTCGACACCGACACACCGATGTCCGGCACGGTGGTGGATCTTCCCACCCCCGTCACGGGTCAGCGGGAGGGCGAACGTCGGGCGATCGTGCCGGACAGCCTGCGGTGGGCGCAGCTTCCGGCGACCGTGCGCCACGCTGGCGGCTTCTGGGCACATGTCGCGCTGTTCCACACCGTCCGGGCTCCCTGGTACGTCCTGGTAGCGCTGAGGGCCGCTCTCGTGGGTGCCGGACGGCTCCTGTCCCACCACATCCGATGGATCATGGTGGAGGAAGCGTCAGGACTGCGGCAGGCTGCCGCCGGCGGTGATGCTTCCACGTGGCTTTCCCTGCATCGCACGGTGCATTCCGCGCGGAAGCGGCGCGTCCTCGTGGCCCTGGGCGAGATAGCCGCCATCGGGTGCGTGATGACCATGATGCCGCCGCTGTGGCATTCCCTGCCGACACTGGGCAGGGTCGTTCTGGTAATAGGAATCCTCGCTCCGCTCATCGTAGCCGGACGGCCCCGACACGGCAGGCTTATCCCTCCTGCCGTGGTGACACCACGATTCCGACGTCTGACAGCGGACATCGTGCTCCGCGCCTACTACGCGGCGAAGCTCGGCGATCCCGAAAAGCCTGGCCAGCAAATTACCTTCGGTAGCGCAATGGCGCGTGACGGAGACGGTAGCCGGGTGCTCGTGGACCTGCCCTACGGAAGGGGATTCGGCGACGCCACGAAAAGCCATGCGGCGATTGCGTCTGGCCTTGACGTCGCCACGAGTCAGGTATTTCTGTCACCGGATCGGAGTTCTACCCGGCGGCATGTCCTGTGGGTGGCAGACCGTGACCCGCTGGCGATTCCAGCCGGCCGCACGCCTCTCCTGAAGCTGCAGGAGACGGACATTTGGAAACCGGCTCCGATGGGGTTGGACGAACGCGGCGGGAACGTGTTCCTTGACCTCATGTGGAACAGTATCCTCGTGGGCGCCCAACCCCGGAAAGGAAAATCGTTCACGCTTCGCCATCTCGGGTTGTACGCGGCAGCCGATCCCTATGTGAAGCTCTCCGTTTTCGACGCTTCCGGTCGCCCTGACTGGAGAGGTTTCACAGCGGTTGCCGACCGGTGTTCCTTCGGAATGGCGATGACCCGTGACGGTGACCCGATCGATCTCCTTGTGGAGACCCTTCGGGAGATCAAAAGGGATGTTGAGGATCGGTATCTTCGACTGTCGGAGATGCCTCCGTCGATGGTGCCGGAAGGCAAGCTCACCCGGACCATTGCCCGTGACCCGTCCTACGGCATGCCGGTGCGAATCCTTATTCTGGATGAGTTCCAGTTGTACTTTTCGACCGGGAACACCGACACCGACCGGGAGATAGCTGATCTTCTCGTCTATCTTATCCGGGTGGCCCCGGCCGCCGGTGTGATCATCGGTAGTGCGACGCAGAGACCATCCGGGATCGGTTCCGGTGGAGAAGTCTCCCGACGTTTCACGGACTACCGAGACAATCATATCCTCCGCTTTGCACTGAAAACCGGAAGCTACGTCGTGTCCGATCTCGTGCTAGGCAGTGGAGCCTACTCGGAAGGTCTCGATTCGAGCACCCTTGACCCCGAATACAAAGGGGTGGGAATCCTGCGTGGCGCGATGGACCACAGCCCGACCGTGCGTACTTACCTGGCCGATGCGGAGGACTCCGCGAAAATCCTGACGGCAGCCCGGGAACGCCGCGCGAAACTCGGCACCCTCACCGGTCAGGCTGCCGGCATCCCCTTCTCTACGACGATCCCCACCCGCAACGTTCTAGAAGACGTCGCGGCGATCTTCGGTGAGGATTCCGGGCTGCACTGGCCGGAAATCTCAGAAAGGCTCGCACGGCGCTTTCCCGAACACTACGCGGACGTGAACGCCGAAGTGATCAGTGTGCAGTGCCGCGCACTCGGCGTGCCGAGCGTGAACGTCAAGCGCGCCGGAACGGTCCTGAAGGGCGCACGGGCCGATGCCGTCCGCAGCGCGTTCCAGCGGGCCCCGGGGGTGCGCTCCAGGTAG